A part of Populus alba chromosome 8, ASM523922v2, whole genome shotgun sequence genomic DNA contains:
- the LOC118062399 gene encoding agamous-like MADS-box protein MADS2: MGRGRVELKRIENKINRQVTFAKRRNGLLKKAYELSVLCDAEVALIIFSNSGKLFEFCSSSNVATTIEKYQRFSYGALEGGQSEKETQNNYQEYLKLKTTVDVLQHSQRNLLGEDLGNLGTMELDQLENQLDSSLKQIRRRKGQFILDELSELQRKEELLLETNNALKRKLEETTAEIRLSWKVGEQRVPYSFQPVQPYDPVEPLQYNSTFQFGYNPAETDQATVSSSSQNVNGFIPGWML; this comes from the exons ATGGGAAGGGGGAGGGTAGAGCTGAAGAGGATAGAGAACAAGATAAATCGACAAGTAACATTTGCTAAGAGAAGGAATGGGTTGCTTAAGAAGGCTTACGAGCTATCAGTTCTTTGTGATGCTGAGGTTGCGCTCATCATCTTCTCCAACAGCGGCAAGCTCTTTGAGTTCTGCAGCAGCTCCAA CGTGGCCACGACAATCGAAAAGTATCAAAGGTTCAGTTATGGAGCTCTGGAAGGGGGCCAGTCTGAAAAGGAGACGCAG AACAACTACCAGGAATACTTGAAGCTAAAAACGACAGTGGACGTGCTACAGCATTCTCAAAG gaaTCTTCTCGGGGAGGATTTAGGGAATTTGGGCACTATGGAGCTTGACCAGCTTGAGAATCAGCTTGATTCGTCATTGAAGCAAATCAGGCGTAGAAAG GGCCAATTTATACTGGATGAACTTTCTGAACTTCAAAGGAAG GAAGAACTGCTACTGGAAACCAATAATGCATTAAAAAGAAAG TTGGAAGAAACTACTGCAGAAATTCGATTGTCATGGAAAGTCGGAGAGCAACGTGTTCCATACAGCTTCCAACCTGTTCAGCCATATGATCCGGTCGAGCCTTTGCAATACAACAGTACTTTTCAGTTTGG TTACAATCCAGCGGAAACAGATCAAGCGACTGTTTCATCCTCAAGTCAAAATGTTAACGGGTTCATTCCAGGGTGGATGCTTTAG
- the LOC118062400 gene encoding agamous-like MADS-box protein AP1: protein MGRGRVQLKRIENKINRQVTFSKRRVGLLKKAHEISVLCDAEVALIVFSHKGKLFEYSTNACMEKILERHERYSYAERQLVATDLDSQGNWTLEYNRLKEKVELLQRNHRHYLGEDLDSVSLKELQNLEKQIDTALELIRERKNHLMYQSISELQIKEKAIKEQNNMLEKQIKEKEKALAQPALWDQQDHGPNASSFLLPQPPLPCLNISYQEEDPEARRNELDLTLEPIYSCHLGCFGT, encoded by the exons atgggaagAGGTAGGGTTCAGTTGAAGAGAATAGAGAACAAGATCAACCGGCAGGTTACATTCTCCAAAAGAAGAGTTGGATTGTTGAAGAAAGCTCATGAAATCTCAGTCCTATGTGATGCCGAGGTTGCCTTGATCGTCTTCTCTCATAAAGGGAAGCTCTTTGAATACTCCACCAATGCTTG CATGGAAAAGATACTCGAACGCCATGAGAGGTATTCTTATGCAGAGAGGCAATTAGTCGCAACTGATCTTGATTCGCAG GGGAACTGGACCCTAGAGTATAACAGGCTCAAGGAAAAGGTTGAACTTCTACAGAGAAACCACAG GCACTATTTGGGGGAAGATCTGGACTCCGTGAGTCTCAAAGAGCTTCAAAACTTGGAGAAACAGATTGATACCGCCCTTGAACTCATTCGGGAAAGAAAA AACCATCTGATGTATCAGTCGATTTCTGAGCTGCAGATAAAG GAGAAGGCAATTAAAGAGCAAAATAACATGTTAGAGAAGCAG ATCAAGGAGAAGGAGAAAGCACTGGCACAGCCGGCACTCTGGGATCAGCAAGATCATGGCCCTAATGCTTCCTCATTCCTTTTACCACAGCCGCCACTGCCTTGTTTAAACATCAG TTACCAGGAAGAAGATCCAGAAGCGAGGAGGAATGAACTTGACCTTACGCTGGAACCAATTTATTCGTGTCACCTTGGATGCTTTGGAACATGA